The sequence GTGAATTTTCTTCGCTCAAAATATCCTACCTGCTATGTGCCATTGCAGCCGTTTGCTGGTCGACAGAAGTCAACCCTTACTTCATCAACGCCTCGACCGCCACACTGTAATCCATCTTCTCGCCTTCCCACCGGGTCACGCAGGTTTTGGCATCGATCTCGATCCCGGGGATTTCCTGGCGCAGCAAGTCCACCGCGTCGGTGTTTGGCGGGATCGGGGGATGATATTCGGCACGGTGGATGGCTTTGCCATCTTTGTTTTTGAAAACAATGCGTCCGTCGGCGGTCTTCTCGCAGCCAAAGCCGCCTTCGTGCACCAAGCGATGGTGATAGCGGCAAAGCTGTACCAGGTTGTTGATACTGGTTTCACCACCGGCGGCCCAGTGCTTGATGTGGTGACCATCGATGAAATATTGATGGGTGCAGCCGGGAAAACGGCAGCCTTTGTCCCTGGCTTTCAATATCCGGCGCATGGCCGGTGGAATCACCCGGGATTTGCGGCCAATATTGATCGGTTCGCCGGTTTCGTCCTCGAAAAGCTTGACCACACTGCTGTCACAGGCGATGCGTCTCGATGTTTCCGCGGAAACATTGGGGCCGTGTTCGAGTTCGCAGATCTCGCCGCTGCCGTCTTTAAGTGTTTCCGCGGAAACATGGACCACGACCTGGTAACGGTCGGCGGTGGCTGAGGTCTTGGCGCCATGGCTTAAATAAGTCTCGGCCAGTTCGATCATGGCATCGGCCCGGTGGACGCTGAAGGGGACCCTTGCTTTAGGATTGGGGTCGTTGCATGTTTCCGCGGAAACAGCGGGTTCTTTTCTTTCGGCCTTGGCCCGGTCCATCGCCATTTCCAGGGCTTTGAGCACCAGCGCGCCTTGTTCGGCCGGTAATCGGGCACGAATCACCAGCGCACCGTCTTCATCGTAGGCAAAAGTCACTTCACGATGTTCGTGCTGTTGGTTGGCGTTTTGGGCGTCTTGCAGTCTTTTGACCCAGCGGGTCTTGGCGATCAGTCTTTCCATGTGGCTGGCGGTGCCGTGCCTGGCGATCATCAGCAGAAAAACTTCGTTCTCAGAATTTGCGACCCGGGTCATGGCCCGAACCTTCGAATAGCTGATCTCGCCTTTTTCCAAGGCGGCGCTGATTTTCGGTAAATCTGCCAGGCAATGGGCCACCCGGACTTTCTCTCGGGCTGCGTTCATGCCGATGCCGCATTGCCAGTTCAGCCAGTGGGCGCATGAATACAAACCTTCTTCATGCCAGCCATTGGCTTTATCGAATTCGCGGATCAGCGTCAGCAGCCGGTACTCGGCGGCATACAGATAGCCACACAGTTTGGTGATCTCGGCGCCGAGGTCTTTGCGGTGTCGTTGGTTCTGTAGTCGCTGGCTTAAGCTGAGATACATGGCTGCCTCCTGGGTCCGAATCGATGCTGTTCTTAATCCCAGTAGTATAGGCTTATCTTACTGAAAAATAAAGCTTTAATCGTCTTGATTTGCCCAGAAACCGGGCTTGTAAATGGGCTGCAGATTGCCCTCCACCCCTCCTTGGCGTAACCTGCCCCAACAATAAAATAAGTGATGTTTTCTACCGAATCGCCGCAACAGAAAACAAAGGTATCGGAGTGGAATTTCGATATCTCAATAGTTAAACGACCAACAACAATTTTAATTCCTTTGCTTTGACCATTCGCTAAATCTACGCTTGGCGATTTCTCGATCGCTTGCCGTGAGGCGCGGCAATAGCCATTCTCGCAACGATTCGGCTTCGGGGGCTCCAAGTGCCTGCGCCTGCTTTGTAAGGACCAGGGCTTGAATCAGATCCACATCCACATCCTCTCCATTTGCATACATGACGGCCAGGTTTTTCATCGCAGTCGGGCTCTCGTGATCAGCCGCTTGTTGATAAAATTCACGTGCTCTGACGAAATCTTGTTCCACTCCGTCACCCGAAGCGTACATGACCCCCATGCTAACAATGGCCGCAACATAGCCATTGTTCGCTGATTTACGGAAATATTCGATAGCACGTTCAGAATTTGACTCGCGAGCCTCACCATGTAGGTACGCCATTCCAACGCGCCATTGGGACCTCGCTTCACCATGCTCGGCTGCAAGTTCATACCATTTCAATGCCTCTACAATGTCGGCCTCGACGGTCAGTCCGTATTCGTAAATTCGACCCATGTCTCGCTCAGCTTTGGTAACACCACTCTCAGCGGCTAACTGAATCAATTCCAATCCTGCTTCTTTATTCTCAACTTGATTGCAATCGCCACGAAACATTATTACGCCCAGGTAATAGCCGGTAATGACATCCGAATCATCGCGATTGGCTACGTCATCGAAATAACCGCAGGCACGAGATTTTTCCTCCTCTGTGTCTCCGTCATCGTATAGCGCAATCGCCATGTTTAGTATTGCTCCACGACCTCCAGCAGCGACTCCCCGCTCGAGATATTCAAGCGACTTGGCATTATCTCGGGGGACACCGAAACCATTCCCGTATATTATCGATAGGAGATTCAGTGCCTCCGTCGATCCATCACCGACTGCCTTTCGCGCCCACAGTATCGCCTGAGACATATCAATCTGCTCAATACTTTCAGAATCCGATCCCGAGATGCTCAGGTTGAAATGTGCAAAGGCGAGGTAAAACTCAACATCGGCGTTACCCGAATCCTTGAAGGGCTCAAGAACATCAAGAATCTCCTGAAATTGTAATCCCTCTTCGTAGATCCCAACCTTTATCAGTGCATCCTCTACAGAAGCGTGCGTTGCAGCGCAAACAGCCAGGAGGAGAAGTGCAATTAAAACTCTCATAACGCTTCATACTTCCTTAATGCGATTCAGTTACGCGCCATTGCCGAAATAACCGCCATTGTCAATTGCGCTTTCGAAACCAGGCGGTCGCCTTCGAACGCATCCGCCCATACCCAGGATTCAACGACAGAAAACCGATTGCCTGGTTTCATCACCCTGCC comes from Pseudomonadota bacterium and encodes:
- a CDS encoding DUF222 domain-containing protein, with protein sequence MYLSLSQRLQNQRHRKDLGAEITKLCGYLYAAEYRLLTLIREFDKANGWHEEGLYSCAHWLNWQCGIGMNAAREKVRVAHCLADLPKISAALEKGEISYSKVRAMTRVANSENEVFLLMIARHGTASHMERLIAKTRWVKRLQDAQNANQQHEHREVTFAYDEDGALVIRARLPAEQGALVLKALEMAMDRAKAERKEPAVSAETCNDPNPKARVPFSVHRADAMIELAETYLSHGAKTSATADRYQVVVHVSAETLKDGSGEICELEHGPNVSAETSRRIACDSSVVKLFEDETGEPINIGRKSRVIPPAMRRILKARDKGCRFPGCTHQYFIDGHHIKHWAAGGETSINNLVQLCRYHHRLVHEGGFGCEKTADGRIVFKNKDGKAIHRAEYHPPIPPNTDAVDLLRQEIPGIEIDAKTCVTRWEGEKMDYSVAVEALMK
- a CDS encoding SEL1-like repeat protein, with the protein product MRVLIALLLLAVCAATHASVEDALIKVGIYEEGLQFQEILDVLEPFKDSGNADVEFYLAFAHFNLSISGSDSESIEQIDMSQAILWARKAVGDGSTEALNLLSIIYGNGFGVPRDNAKSLEYLERGVAAGGRGAILNMAIALYDDGDTEEEKSRACGYFDDVANRDDSDVITGYYLGVIMFRGDCNQVENKEAGLELIQLAAESGVTKAERDMGRIYEYGLTVEADIVEALKWYELAAEHGEARSQWRVGMAYLHGEARESNSERAIEYFRKSANNGYVAAIVSMGVMYASGDGVEQDFVRAREFYQQAADHESPTAMKNLAVMYANGEDVDVDLIQALVLTKQAQALGAPEAESLREWLLPRLTASDREIAKRRFSEWSKQRN